The Candidatus Nanosynbacter sp. HMT-352 region ATATTAATTTTATCTAATAATAGTAAAAGCTATTCCGTCAAGTCTTTTTTATATTTTAATTTTCTCCGTTATCCCTATATTTTCGATAAAGTCTTGATCATGAGACGCTATCACAACGCCTCCTCTATACTGACCTAGCGCCAGTTCCAAAGCTTCAATCGTAGGAATATCAAGGTTATTCGTCGGCTCATCCAGGATGATAAGATCAGGAGAGTTCGTTGACATAGCAGCAAGCAAAACTTTAGCTCGTTCGCCACCGCTGAGGTCTATTGCTTTTGTCGAAGAGATTGTTCGTTTATCCAGACCAAAACGAATTAATATATTGATCGCGTCGTGTAATTCAATCTTTGGCGATAAATACCGCAAATTATCCAAAGGCGAGTTGTCTTTAAGCGGCAATGATTGCGACTGATTCATGTATATTATTTTTGTATTTTCGCCTTTTTTTTATTTCTCCGCGATGATACTCGGGTGTATTATTTCCCATAATAAAATTGAGGAGCGAAGATTTTCCTGCACCATTCTCCCCTTGGATCAATATTTTATTACCAGGACGTACATTAAAAGTAACGGGCCCTATCATCTTCTCTCCATCATGTGAAATACTTAGCGATTGCACAGAAATAAGGCTATGCTTCTTAGATGATACTTCATCGAAAGCAAACTTAATAGCAATTTCATCCTCCACTCTCTCAGGTTCATTCAATTGTCGCAGACGAGACTCTACACCTCCAGCCGCCCCTGCAATATTTGAAGATGCGCGCTCTTTACGAAAATTATCATTTAACTTGTCACTGTCCGATTTTTTATAGCTAGCTTTGGCCGAATTCGCACGAATTCTCGCATCCCGCGCAACACGATATAGTCGCTTTTTCTCCTTTTCATATTGCTCATAGCGATCAGTCATTGCTTGACGAGCTTCACGTCTTGCTTCAATATATTCATCGTAACCAAGATTGTACTTATTCACACCCTTGCCGCCAGTCAATTCTACAATCCGTTCCGCAGTGTTACGTAAAAAATGCCGATCATGAGACACGATCAAAAATGAAGCTGGCGAATTGTCGATAAAATCTTCAAGCAAAATTACTCCACTATCATCAAGGTTATTAGTTGGCTCATCAAGCAAAATTAGATCATAACGAGACGCAAAAACTGCCGCCAAAGCTATCCGGGTGCGTTGTCCCCCAGAAAATGTATTCAGACATCTATCCGGATCAATATCATCCAGATCTGCTCGCGATAAAGCCTTTTTAATCGTCGTGTCAAAATTTGCTACTTCGAATTTTTCATACCTCTCCAGAGCTTCGCCATAAATTAATAGCGTCTTTTCATTAGCCTCTTGAGCTAACCTCTCGCACTGATAATCAAATTCTTCTCTAGCCAACTTAACACCGGTCACCTCTTCTATAAAATCATAAACTGTCTTGTCGAGCCATTTATTCAGGTTTTGTGGTAAAATACCTATTTCTTCACCACTCGAAATAATATCACCTGACGTAGGCTGGATATCTCCGTTTATTATTTTTAATAAAGTAGTTTTCCCGGCGCCATTTGGACCAACTAGTCCAATCTTGTCTCCAGCGTTGATAACAAAGTTTACATCACTAAACAATTCTCGACTATTGGTTTCATAAGACACATTTTTAAGATCGATCACATCACTATTATACTATCTCTGTGTAGATAGATATAAAAATAAACGCCCTGCAATGAGGACGTTTATTTGATTCGCGCGAGGCTTAGTAAACCTTCAACAACAATTCGCCGCCAAGCTTAGCCTTGGCTGCTTCAGCGCCAGTCATGACGCCTTTTGAGGTTGAGATAAGTACCAAACCGCGGCCACTTTTCACCTTTGGAATCTCGCTAGCGCCGACGTAAACGCGACGACCAGGTTTTGAGATGCGGGTAATTTCGTTGATAGTGCTGTTAGTTCCTTTTTCATTGATAGTAACTACCAACACGCCACGAGGCTTAGCGTCTTCCAGCTTGACATCTGCCAAGTAGCCGTTTTTGACTAATTGCTCAGCGATGACTTTCTTCATCTTGCTGGACGGAACACGAACTTCCGTTTTGCCAACCAATTTCGCATTACGGATGCGAGTCAGAAGGTCGGCGATTGGGTCTGTAGTTTGCATAGACATATTCTAATCTCCTTTCCTTCTTACCAACTACTCTTTGTTATGCCTGGGATTTCACCCTTGGCTGCTTTTTCGCGGAAATTGATACGGCTCAAGCCGAATTGACGCATGTAGCCGCGTGGGCGACCAGAGATGCTATCACGGTTCTTGTGCCTGGTTGGGCTAGAATTGCGAGGCAACTTCTGCAAACCATCGAAGTCGCCAAGTTCTTTCAACTCAGCGCGCTTCGCTGCAAACTTGGCAATCATCTTCATACGCTTCTTATCACGAGCGACCATTGATTTCTTAGCCATTACTTGACGCCTCCTTTCTTCTCAAACGGCATGCCGAATTTTTCTAGCAACGCCTTAGAAGCTTCCTTGTTGCCGTTCTTGATAACAAATGTAACCTGCAAGCCGTGCAAAACTTGAGTTTCCTCAAATGTCAATTCTGGGAAAATCGATTGCTCGGTAATGCCGAGATTATAATTGCCACCTTTATCAAACTTCAAGCCAACGCCGTGGAAGTCACGAACGCGAGGCAAAGCAACGTTAATCAAACGATCCATAAACTCGTACATACGAGCGCCGCGCAAAGTTACGCTAACACCAATTGGCGCACCCATACCTTTACGAATGCTAAATGTCGCGATTGATTTTTTAGCTTGTCGAGCTACTGGTGCTTGACCGGTAATTTTCTCGACAGTGTTTTTGACAATTTCAAAATGACGCTTGTCATCTTTCTTTTTGCCGGTACCAACGCTCACGACAATCTTTTCCAAAGCTGGCACTTCATGCACGTTCTTTAGATTCAATTCGGCTTGTAGTTCCTTAAGGTAAGTTCCTTGATACAAGGCTTTCAAGCGAGGAGCTGGCACGACAGTTTTCTTTTCTGCCATTATTTAATCTCCTTATTTTTTACCTGGCGAGCAACACGAGTTTTGCCGCCGTCAGCATTCTTTACTAAACCAACCCGACTGGTTTTGCCTGATTTCTCATCAACAACCAAAGCGACTTTGCTGATATCCATTGGTACGTGAATATCTTTCTTGCCACCTTTTGGATTGTACTGGCTTGGCTTAACGTGACGATGTCCAACGCCAACACCTTCGACCAAAACAGTTTGATCTTTTGTGTTAACTTTCAGGACTTTACCAGTTGTGCCTTTATTTTTACCAGCAATAATTTTTACGGTATCGTCTTTATGAATTCGAGCCATTAGAGTACCTCCGGAGCTAAGCTGACGATCTTCATGTAGCCCATATCGCGAAGTTCGCGTGGAACTGGACCGAAGACACGAGTAGCTTTTGGTTGCTTGTCATCGTTGATAATCACTACGGCGTTGTCGTCAAAACAGATTGTTGAGCCGTCTTTGCGATGAATTTGATCGCGAGTACGAACAACTACAGCCTTAACAACAGATTTTTTCTTAACATTACCGGTTGGGCTAGCGTCTTTTACTGAACAGACGATTACATCGCCAACGCGAGCGTAACGGCGTCGTGTACCGCCAAGAACGCGAATACACAAAACTTCCCTAGCGCCTGAGTTGTCGGCTACCTTAAGGCGAGATTCTTGTTGGATCATTTGTCGTCCTCCTTGGCCTCTTCCTTAGTTTCGCCAGAAACTTCGTCCTTTAGTTTGATAGAACCGCGAGACTTTTCAATCACCTTAACTAGAGTAAAGCTCTTAGTCTTGGAAATTGGGCGAGTCTCTTCGATCTGCACCTTGTCGCCTTCACCTGCTTCGTTGGTTTCATCGTGAGCAGTGTATTTGCGAGTCACGGTGTACTGCTTGCCGTATAGCGGATGCGTTTCGCGGCTAGTGACCGTCACAGTGATGGTCTTGTCGCGCTTGGCACTCGTTACGACGCCAATCAATGTTCGTCGGGCCATTACTTGCTCTCCTTTGTATTATTAATTTGTGTCAGCAGGCGTGCAATTTCCTTTCGGAGTGAACGCAACGCTTTTGGATTAACTAATTCGCCAGCAGAGTGAGAACGCTTTGCTTGAAGTAGGTCGTTTCGCTTTTCAGCCAATTCCTTCTTCAAGTCGTCAATCGTCTTAACAACTGCTGCTTTAACAGATTTCTTCGTTTCAGCCATTATGCGTCCTCCCGCTTGATGAACTTACATTTGACTGGCAATTTATGGCTAGCCAGACGCATTGCCTCGCGAGCAACTTCCTCTGAAACGCCCTGCATCTCAAACAGAACAGTACCAGCCTTTACCTTAGCAACGAAGAACTCTGGGTTACCTTTACCGCCACCCATCTTCAAGCCAAGTGGCTTTCGGGTAACTGGAGTGTGAGGGAAGATTCGAATCCAAATCTTACCACCACGCTTGATGTAACGAGTCATCGCCTGACGAGCAGACTCGATTTGGCGGGAGTTGATGCGCTCGTTTGATTGTGATTGCAATGCAAAGTCGCCGAACGCGATGTAATTGCCACGAGTTGCTTGACCGCGGTTTTTTCCAATACGCACTTTGCGGTGCTTAGTTTTCTTTGGTAACAGCATTTAGCGACTCCTTTCTCCCTTATAAATCCACACTTTCACGCCAATGATACCAGCTGGTGTCTGAGCACGAGCACAGTGGAAGTCAATATCAGCGCGCAAGGTGTGTAGAGGCACTGAACCTTCAATTACCTTTTCGCGACGTGCCATTTCAGCACCGTTCAAACGACCAGCCACCTCAATACGAATACCTTTCGCGCCAGCATTCATGGTGTTTTGTGCGGTCATTTTAGTTGCACGGCGGAAGTTGATTCGGCGCTCCAATTGGCGAGCGATATTCTCAGCTACCAATTTGGCTGCCAATTCT contains the following coding sequences:
- the rpsH gene encoding 30S ribosomal protein S8 gives rise to the protein MSMQTTDPIADLLTRIRNAKLVGKTEVRVPSSKMKKVIAEQLVKNGYLADVKLEDAKPRGVLVVTINEKGTNSTINEITRISKPGRRVYVGASEIPKVKSGRGLVLISTSKGVMTGAEAAKAKLGGELLLKVY
- the rpsQ gene encoding 30S ribosomal protein S17; translation: MARRTLIGVVTSAKRDKTITVTVTSRETHPLYGKQYTVTRKYTAHDETNEAGEGDKVQIEETRPISKTKSFTLVKVIEKSRGSIKLKDEVSGETKEEAKEDDK
- the rpmC gene encoding 50S ribosomal protein L29, translated to MAETKKSVKAAVVKTIDDLKKELAEKRNDLLQAKRSHSAGELVNPKALRSLRKEIARLLTQINNTKESK
- the rplE gene encoding 50S ribosomal protein L5; protein product: MAEKKTVVPAPRLKALYQGTYLKELQAELNLKNVHEVPALEKIVVSVGTGKKKDDKRHFEIVKNTVEKITGQAPVARQAKKSIATFSIRKGMGAPIGVSVTLRGARMYEFMDRLINVALPRVRDFHGVGLKFDKGGNYNLGITEQSIFPELTFEETQVLHGLQVTFVIKNGNKEASKALLEKFGMPFEKKGGVK
- a CDS encoding ATP-binding cassette domain-containing protein; its protein translation is MNQSQSLPLKDNSPLDNLRYLSPKIELHDAINILIRFGLDKRTISSTKAIDLSGGERAKVLLAAMSTNSPDLIILDEPTNNLDIPTIEALELALGQYRGGVVIASHDQDFIENIGITEKIKI
- the rplP gene encoding 50S ribosomal protein L16 → MLLPKKTKHRKVRIGKNRGQATRGNYIAFGDFALQSQSNERINSRQIESARQAMTRYIKRGGKIWIRIFPHTPVTRKPLGLKMGGGKGNPEFFVAKVKAGTVLFEMQGVSEEVAREAMRLASHKLPVKCKFIKREDA
- the rpsN gene encoding 30S ribosomal protein S14; amino-acid sequence: MAKKSMVARDKKRMKMIAKFAAKRAELKELGDFDGLQKLPRNSSPTRHKNRDSISGRPRGYMRQFGLSRINFREKAAKGEIPGITKSSW
- a CDS encoding ABC-F family ATP-binding cassette domain-containing protein is translated as MIDLKNVSYETNSRELFSDVNFVINAGDKIGLVGPNGAGKTTLLKIINGDIQPTSGDIISSGEEIGILPQNLNKWLDKTVYDFIEEVTGVKLAREEFDYQCERLAQEANEKTLLIYGEALERYEKFEVANFDTTIKKALSRADLDDIDPDRCLNTFSGGQRTRIALAAVFASRYDLILLDEPTNNLDDSGVILLEDFIDNSPASFLIVSHDRHFLRNTAERIVELTGGKGVNKYNLGYDEYIEARREARQAMTDRYEQYEKEKKRLYRVARDARIRANSAKASYKKSDSDKLNDNFRKERASSNIAGAAGGVESRLRQLNEPERVEDEIAIKFAFDEVSSKKHSLISVQSLSISHDGEKMIGPVTFNVRPGNKILIQGENGAGKSSLLNFIMGNNTPEYHRGEIKKRRKYKNNIHESVAIIAA
- the rplN gene encoding 50S ribosomal protein L14, which produces MIQQESRLKVADNSGAREVLCIRVLGGTRRRYARVGDVIVCSVKDASPTGNVKKKSVVKAVVVRTRDQIHRKDGSTICFDDNAVVIINDDKQPKATRVFGPVPRELRDMGYMKIVSLAPEVL
- the rplX gene encoding 50S ribosomal protein L24, whose translation is MARIHKDDTVKIIAGKNKGTTGKVLKVNTKDQTVLVEGVGVGHRHVKPSQYNPKGGKKDIHVPMDISKVALVVDEKSGKTSRVGLVKNADGGKTRVARQVKNKEIK